In Maledivibacter sp., the genomic stretch GTAGTAATAGAAGCCACAGGCTTCTTTAGAACCAAAGAATTAGCTGAGAAGCATATTAAAGCAGGGGCTAAAAAAGTTATCATCTCTGCTCCAGCTAAGGGTGATATGAAGACAGTTGTTTATAATGTAAATCATGAAATATTAGATGGAAGTGAAACAGTATTATCAGGAGCTTCTTGTACAACTAACTGTTTAGCACCAGTTGTTAAGGTGTTAAATGACAATTTTGGATTGGTAAAAGGTCTGATGACTACTATCCATGCATATACTAATGATCAAAATACATTAGATGGACCTCATAAGGATTTAAGAAGAGGTAGAACTGCTGCTCAAAATATTGTACCTACTACTACTGGTGCTGCTGTTGCAGTAGGTAAAGTATTACCTGAAGTAAATGGTAAGCTTGATGGTGGAGCAATGAGAGTTCCAACTATGACGGGTTCATTAGTTGATCTAACAGTTGAATTAGACAAGAAAGTAACTGTAGAAGAAATCAATGCAGCGATGAAAGCGGCATCTAATGAAACCTTAGGATATACTGAGGATCCAATCGTTTCATCGGATATCATAGGAACTAAATACGGATCACTATTTGATGCAGATTGCACTAAGGTATTAGAAGTTGATGGTAAGCAAATGGTTAAGGTTGTTACATGGTATGATAATGAAATGTCTTACACAGCTCAGTTAGTAAGAACTGCTAAGTATTTTGTCGATTTAATGAACAAATAATATTTATAAGATAATAATATAAAAACTTATGGAGCATTAAGCCCCTCAGGCTGCCTAAAAACCCGAATTTCTTCGTTGTTGCTTCAGCCAAGAACCCTTACGTATTTCTATATACGCTGCGGCCTCTCGGTTTCAGCACGCCTCGAACTTCAGCTTGTTAGGTAGCCTGCCATCTTGTTGACTTTGTCAACAATCTGTGGGGCATTAAGCCCCTGAATTTTGGCTTGATTTCTCTTGAGAAAACGACTAGAATAATAGAATAGCGGAACAGTTAAGTTCCGCTATTTTTAAGGATTTCAAAAAATCTAAAATCTTTGGAGGTTAGGTTTATGGCTAAGACTATTAGAGATTTAGAATTAAAGGGTAAAAAGGTACTGATTCGTGTTGATTTTAACGTCCCCGTGAAGGATGGGAAAATAACTAATGATAATAGAATTGTGGCGGCACTTCCAACGATTAAGCACGTCATTGAGGAGAAGGGTA encodes the following:
- the gap gene encoding type I glyceraldehyde-3-phosphate dehydrogenase, which encodes MAVKVAINGFGRIGRLAFRLMFDSSEFEIVALNDLTDAKTLGHLLKYDTAQGTYKADSIEAKEAAIVVDGKEIKIYAERDPENLPWGDHDVDVVIEATGFFRTKELAEKHIKAGAKKVIISAPAKGDMKTVVYNVNHEILDGSETVLSGASCTTNCLAPVVKVLNDNFGLVKGLMTTIHAYTNDQNTLDGPHKDLRRGRTAAQNIVPTTTGAAVAVGKVLPEVNGKLDGGAMRVPTMTGSLVDLTVELDKKVTVEEINAAMKAASNETLGYTEDPIVSSDIIGTKYGSLFDADCTKVLEVDGKQMVKVVTWYDNEMSYTAQLVRTAKYFVDLMNK